TAGATACACCAAGATAAATACCAAAAGTAACAACTTTTGAAATCAAAGTGATCACCTCTAGAAAAGCTGGAGCAGGTACTGCTGTTTTTCATCTTAATGccttcagatatttttttaacTGTACATTAGTTTGATAAATTTTagatatataaaaggaaataaggTCACCATGGTCTGACTCGATTTTAGACATATTTATTCTGAAATTTCAAATGACATTAggggaaatataatttttatgtttactgAAGGGCATGGGCAAGAAACCAGCTCTAATACACTTTGCTAGATTATCCAAATACTACATTTATGCATCAAATTCTCCTTGAAACAGCACTTCCTTActccctccatcctcccctcAAAATAGCCATGTTCACAAAGAACAGAATTCTGCAGCTTAACCAGCACAGGATGACAGAGTAACGCGAAGGCAGTGTTCCCATGAAGACAGGAGATGAGAGGCTTAGCAGCAACCATTAGGCCTACCTCTCAGCTGCTCCTCTTTCCTAGTCTGGCTTTTCATTTCTTATGCCCCCTCCCTACCTTCTTCATTATTTTCATCGCCCTTGTCTCCCTaccagtttttcattttctatttaccAAAATTTTCTCTTGCTCTAATACCAAATCTAGCCTGTCTGCCTATAACTGAGGTTATACTCTGACCACTTCCTAAGGAGAACAGATGCTGCTCAGTAGTGTAGATATATCTTGCAATTAATGCTGTTagagtgactaatacacatacAGATGGCAATCAAATCTAGGCATGGAAATGTTAAAACCTGGACTCATTGAGCTTGGGCTAAAATTTAGAGCTAAATATTAACAACAATACTGGGGCACTGTTATTTTAGCAAGACACTTAAACAtagcaaaattaatatttttcatttttattaatacagaATATACTAACAGTAAGTTATCTTTCAATATAATCAAGCTTACAAATAAACTGTTACTaaccaataaacaaataatagtCACTTGACTCTTCTCTTGGTTGAATAATTCTCTATTAGGTAGTACAGTTATTTttaccaatttatttttaaactgctttATGATTTCAAAGAAATTTCTTAGTCTTTACATATTAAATAATTCCATCAATTGGGAACTTCATATATCACAATTATTTCCAGCAAGTTAATGTATTCTTCAATGCCTTCTACTCAACCTAGTTGTCTTAAAATGCATTCTGATTCTTTGAAAGCTGAGTATGACATTGGTGTTTCCAAAAGTGAGCATAAAGCCcataagaaagaaatgttttccttccttcccccagtCACAGAGGCCATATGAGTGTTCCACATTCTTCGTATTTAGCAACAGGAATCCCTTACAACTCAAATGGCAGCAGACAAGGGAGAACTTAGGCCATCAATGTATTTGTAAAAACAGATAAAActccaaatatattttaagattccATCTTCACCACAGATGACAAAAGGTTGGAGAGGCTCTTCGAGTTTTCTGTAGTGGCAATCCTGGGCCCCCagttagaaaaagagatgcaGGATGGCAGTCAGTCCTTCTTAAACAGCACAAACTCAACCTGCAAATACTGGCAGAAGCCCTCTCCCCTACTGATATATCCCAGAAAATACACTGCCATGTGCAAGAGGGTCAATTATCAGAATAAATAACCATATTCTGAACGACTGACAAAAACATAGTTTTACACAAAGAATACCCTATGCACTCAGAAACTTCAGGATAACCAAACATTAAGTACTTCATGCAAGTAATATTCTGTTAAGTATGAACCACAAGTTCTTTTAACTGAATTTCATATTGTACAAAACTTAAGTGTGGCACATTTCTACTATTACCattacattatattttttaaaaaatgtagtcaaAATTGATACACAGACCTTTTGATTTAACATATAACCAAAGGAAACCATTACAAACTCTTAATTCAAACAGGCATTTTTCTATACAAACGTATGagttattttagtttaaaaaaaaacagccatTTCAATGCAATTAAGCCACCTCTGATTAAGACATACATTTCATGCATGTGAAAAAATAAGTTTACATTCAAGAATCAGTTTCATAGCAAACAAATTACAGCATTTATTCAAgaaggaatattaaaaataattccagttaatagaaaataaaataacttcaagcatatatattataatttaccGTGTACATACTCCAAAATCTCCAGAATTTAATTAGgaaatttaaagaatttcttttgAAAGTACGTCTGAGAAAAACCAACCAAAACAATTGGTGCCATAACTAAAGAGAATGTCCGTACACATCCACATTTAACCTACatgtaaaaactgaaatatagagGAAATAAAGGTTACTGTTTTctaaaatctcagaaatataatATTAGTACTTAGGTCAAAACACTTACCTGCAAATTAAAAACAGCTTGAGGTATTTCCAATGCTGAAGCAAATTTCTGAATGTTAAATACCACAAGAATGAAAACAGTCTCCTTTGAACATTTATACCTGGTTTATAGTTGAGACAGAAGACAAGGTCTGCCAAGAAGTTTTCCCCTCTCACCTATATTCTTGGATCCCTGATGAAGTGTAAGCTTCAAGGGAAATGGTCACGTGTAAAAACAGCAAGATGAGTTTCCTGACTGCAACATCTTAGCCAAAATGGGAAGTGGAATTTTAAATTCTCCTGAGACCCACCTGACCTCTTCAGACACGAGCATTAATTCCTATGCTAGCCAGGTTAAGCATGTCCTTTGAAATCAAATCTAAGCTTGACAATTGTACTGGATAAGCTGAAGACAGGAATCACCTCAACAAAGATGGTACTTTAAGCCTTTACACACGACACATGAAAATGATGAAGTGTTTTATTTAGATTTGGTCTTCATCTTTTTGTAACTCTGGATCCTGAAAGGTTAGCAAGTCGTTATACTCATACATCTTGTAATCCTGTTCTTCACACAACAGGCACACATATACAGTATCATATGTCAATATATTATCATCAACACAGCATAAACATATAAGCAGCAGACGCGTTTCACATGAAAGAGGCTCTATGCATCACACAGCCTGTcccaacaaaaaagaaacatcatAATGCCATTTCAGCAGTTACAGTGTTGATATGATCAGTATAGCTAATCTGTTTTATACCCGTCATATATTTTCATAAGTCATCCATAAGGAAGAAGCAGAAGACaaagactgctttttaaaaaatgttatgtgCCAACTTCAAAAATGACATACTAACCAGAACATCGGCATTTGAAAGCTAGGTTGAATAGGACTGGCCTTGATGCACATGCAGTAAATTTgttttcagaatataaaattaaatggtaATGTCAGCAGTATTACTACTGTTTCTATATTTATGATTAATTACTAGCAGTACAACTCCCAGAAGAAAGGAGATGGATCCAATAGTGATGTAAGCAATCCCCAAAAATGGATTTTTTCCTCCCATCCATGAAATGGTGCTCAAGATCATCCGCTTCCGTCCATCAAATGAATGTACAGGGTAATCTGAAGACTGTATAGGAAGACATCCATGTCTTGTTACTTGGTGTTTAAAATATAACTTAAGTTGGCATTTAATTCCTTGTAATTCATTGGTATAATTCTATGATAGATACCTTACTCAAATGTTCTAAATCACaaaataattatacaattatTACCCTAAAGGATTGATTTCACAAACTGTTAGTAGTAGAAGCCAATATAGTTTACAAGCAAAAGCAACTAAATTTAAGAGTTATGTAATTTCTCATTTCTCAGATATTTCTGTTCTCATTACACAGGAAGGGGTAAAAGGCCtgtaatgtgaaaaaaaatatttcagataaataGCAATGAAACCCATAGAGGAAAACGAGGTTGACAGACCAGGAGaaacaggaagaatgaagggactGGGGCACTTTTTGAGCACTGAGCTCAAAACGCATGTGTAGCAAGAATGTCGTTCTGAGAAGGTGGAAGGATGCAGCACAAGACAAAAAGCATGACACTGAAGTTTTATATGGCGGACTTGGAGCAATGAGAAAACTCAGTGTGACAGAGTCAATGGCTAAAACAGAGtggaaatgaaggaagaaatgggaCATCAACATACTGGATGAGCTACATCCATGGACAAATTCCAGGATTCTGGCAAGAGTTAGGGCAGAGAAGAAGACAGAACTAAGTCCCTAAGCTAAAGGTTCACAACTTCTTCAGACGCATCTTTTGAGTCAAGTGTGAGAGTTCCCATCTGTTTCTCCAGCTTCTGTAGCTCCCCAGCCTGGAAGACAGGCCCTGTGACTCCAATGGGAGGCTCAGCTCTACTAGTTCTTAAATCAATCACAACCCAAGCCAGGAATGATTATGAGTTCTAACTAACCCAATACTCTATGGGATGTGGCATCAAATCACCCAAGCTAGTCTCTCAATATCCCAACTCTAAAAAGGGGGCTTATACCTTAATTCTAATATCTAGTTCCCACCTTAGACCCAGTTTTGATAATCAACCCTTGATGTTTTGCAGGTCTCATTTCTGTCTTACTGATTTTCAAAAGACTACATTTCTCCTAACAGTTTTCTTGGTGCAGATTATCTGTCAACTAAGAAaccctgcagagaaggcaatggcaccccactccagcactcttgcctggaaaatcccatggacggaggagcctagtaggctacagtccatggggtggctaagagttggacacgactgagcgacttcactttcacttttcactttcatgcattggagaaggaaatggcaacccactccagtgttcttgcctggagaatcccagggacgggggagcctggtaggctaccgtctatggggtcgcagagagtcggacatgactgaagtgacttaacgtAACATAAGAAACCCTGAGTGCTCCAAAGCCTTCCCTTTCTTGTGCTGTAGGCTGCAGGCTGCCCTCTACTTTGGCTACAGCCTCAAGAttattctctctgctgctgctgctaagtcgcttcagtcgtgtccgactctgtgtgaccccatagacggcagcccaccaggctccgccatccctgggatcctccaggcaagaacactggagtgggctgccatttccttctccaattattctCTCTACCAGCACCTAAATTTAGTCTGTTTGTCTAAAACTGCTGCTATGTAGGCAGAGTTTCAAAAACTTGGACACTTTCAGTCTGTCACTATCAGGTCACACTCAGGTGTGTGCTGAGGTGTAAAATCAAACCACTAAGGATCCAAATAGATCTTTACTTTGAAATGAGGTCTATTAATTCAACAATTTATTAATCTAAactgaaaatatgtatttatagctaatttgggttcagttcagtcgctcagtcgtgcccgactctttgcgaccccatgaatcataatTTGGGTTATGAAAAATCAAAAATGTAAGATCATCAGCAAACATTTAAATGCTAATATCTGAGCTATTTTCATCCATGATATATACAAGCAATGGGCTAGAGATTAAATAAAAGTTAGTGCCCAATATTTCTAGCTTAGGAAAGACTCTGCACCCAGGCTGATATGGACAGGTCTGACTACTTGATTGAACCAGCCAGGGGTGCAGCCTACAGTTGTGGTTGATGGTAAAGTCAACAGCCTTTGGAGTCAGCAGCTTGATTCCGAACCCCAATTTTTCTACTACTTGTGTAATCTCAGATAAGTTATTTAAAGGCTCTGtgttcctgtattcttgtctACAATATGGAGATGATTCACAATGcttgaaataaataatatatgcagAGTATTTAATATAACTGACATAGAGTTAGGATGAAATAAATGGTATTTATCAGCACTTAAAAGTCTGCCTAAATTATTAAGGTAGAACAATACAGCTAATGATAAAAATGCTTTGGTACTGTAAAAAGAatcattataaataattatgttgATATGAAGTaacaaattcattaatttttaatatctaaaaaaatttttgaaaaaaaaaatattgaaacagCCCACTACCACCAATACTTATTTGCTAAGCACTAGGTATACTTACTAGCCTTTGTATTAAACTCAATTACAATCTCTCTTGTAAAAATATCTAACTTATTAATAAATCTAGcactacattttaaataatttactaaGTAATATGGGAACCCCTGATCACTTTTTCACCAAATAAGATGCTTGAATTCTAGtccaaagtatataaaaattaaatatgtttctGGAAGAAACAAGTTAAAAGAGACTTtctcatacatatacacatactctTACAAAAATGCAGTGAACAAAACTAAAGTACAAAGTAGCATGCCACATAACAGACAAAGTTGGACTATACTCCTTTCAAATTCTTTGAATCTGTGTACATGGCCAAAAAAGGATACTGTATGTGATATTCAAATAGTATCGTCCAGCTGGTAATGTTGGATGTAAATCATTTTTCCGCTCTATAAGACGATATAACTTACGAAAAGTAGGTAATGCTGCAGTACGCATCCAAACAATAAAATCCTCATTTATGAAGCCATTATTATCTTCGTCAGAATCCAACATGTAAACTGGTTTAACCCAGTTTACTGGCTTTGTTGTGCCTTAAACAGGAGAGATGGGAGTGGAATGGGGAGacaaaatattctgttttattaagAGTTTCAATAAAAAGTCATACTCTGATAAAACAAAGATACACAATATGAATATTTTCCCTATgtgcaaaaatagaaatatagtcaTATTCTAAGTCTTAAGATCTAAAGAGAAATCAATTCCTCACATAAAACCTTAACAAATAATTACAAAGATTTGACTGATATCTCAAGAGATTACTAAAAGTAGGCTACTGAGTATGTACCAAAAGGCAGATGACTTAATGCAAAGATGTAATGGTAAGAAACATTACATTATGGAATAaaggaggcaaagaaaaaaaaaatttggacttataaattttaaataaatacttgtttaaaataaactttgttaCAACTTTAAAAGATTATAGCTGAAACACATAAGAAAATACCAGAGAAATTCAAGATGAACAGTATatgtttcctttagaattttaaaacGTTAGAAAATGCTACATATTTTCCCTAACTTGACATGaagaaaagttgtttttaaaaaaccataaacTTTTTTAAGTTCCTGAAGACAGAAAATTTTAGGTATTTCATTAAAATACCTAGATTATGTTTTAAGCGATAACAGTAATACTTTACCTTTGAATCGTTCTTCTAAGGGATCTGTTCCAGGGGGAtttctgaattttacatttttatctgtCCACCAAGCAATACCTTTCTTTTTCAAAGGAATAGGCGTAAGATCAGATGCATTGCCAACCTGAAACAATTCTAGTGTATCTGGACACAAGAAAAGAGAGATATTACTAAACATCTACTGAAAATCCATAGTAACAGATTTACTCCATGAGAAATGAGGATCTGGTATTTGCTCCCCAAAGCAGTTTTAACAAAGCAGGCACATGATGTGCATCTGCTCTTGGTTATTTACATGTGAATTAACTATGGTAACTTTGTGATCCTAGATGAACTTGCCTTCCCTCAATACAGTTCCAAGTCATTTTCCTACATGGCTAGCTGGTATGTGGTAAGGtcaaatgttttaatattaacACAAATAAAACAAGTTGCAAGGTAAATCTGCCTctcctattctttaaaaaaaaaacacacattgctAAATAGCTTCTAGCTTAACCAAATTCTATATCTGCACTGTTCAACATGGTAATCCCTGGCTATATTGCTACAGAGCTCTTGAAATTAATGCCTGTCCAAATGAATATGTTTTGTAAGGATATAATATACATCaaagattttatataaaaaattagtATATAAAATATCTCACTAATAACTATATACTGAACATCACTTACATGCTGAAATGATAATATCTGGGGCATACTgagtttaataaaatattattaaagttaatttaacttggttttattgtttttaatgtgactatcagaaaacttaaaattatatacatgtcTCACATTTATGGTTCATATTATATTCATATCAGACAGTGCTGTAGCCCCTTTTTAGTGGTATAAGTATTCAAAGTTagtttatcatatgtgaaaccaGAAGTAGCAGActgtctctgcttctttcttctcagagacataaattcttaaaatataagaATTCACAAAAGAAAGTCATAAAGCATTCCAATATCCCACTGCAAAACTaatattatgtatttatcttAAAGCTGTtgaattttacaattttatgttcctgttcagttgctaagtccatTCTTGTCTCTGTAAGATTATACAAATATTCCTAACTATAGcataatatatataatctttGTTTATCTCTATATCATACCATTAAACATGCTGTTGGCTATAGCCCCACAAGGAGCAATTggtttgtcttcatttcttcgATAAGGCTCACACTCCTTACTGGGATTCTGATattcaaaaggaaagaagagagatatTATTACCCAGGCCTCTGAGAGAACTATCAGCTAGCCCTAGTTACTGATTAAAAATTCAATGCCTACATATTTCTTATTTGCAATGCATACAGAGTGTCTATACTAGAGACAGATTATAAACAATACCACATTTAACTATGCAAAATATATTCCTTAATATTATTGCTTTCTAAcatttgcacatattttgttaCACAGATACAtgtcaaaaagaaattttaaaacatcttcatACCAACACAGAAATCGTAACTACAAACAGTTTTCGACCCAAGAAAAATTAAGAAGCCATCTATTGTCAATCCAGCTATAACGTAATGAAGGGAATCTTAAACTGGAAGTAAGACTGGAGCTTCTAGTTCCAACTAATGTACTGTGTAACTTCAGGCAAGTCCCTTGATTTATCTGGGCCTGACTTACAAAAAGAACATGTTCAACTAGATAATTTCAAATTCTGTAGTTTGGAGTTAAATCCCCAAATTAAATCctgtggaaagaaggaagggagagcagGGAAGAGAGTTGGCTgactggagagaaggaaggaaaagaagtccCAGAATATAGCAGTCTTCTCTAAATTGTGCATCCAggttaaagaaaacaaacatgttgGTAAGGCAAACAGCAATACACCTGTCCTCCAGATTCAGTTTTGATTTAGTCCCTAGTGAAGATCTCAAGGAAACATGTAATTTGTAGTTAATCTAGAGATTCTACCAAGTCTAACATGAGGTATATGTCTGAGTTATTCTGTAATTCCAAGGCCACATTAGGCCATGTCTCAAAACACATAAACAAAGCAAGATAGTCTCAGTTTGAAATTAACTAGAACCTAGCATCCTAGGGCTATTCCACTATCGCCAATGTTGTCTTATATCTACATTCTCATTGGAAGAAGAACTACAGGAGTGAAAAAGACAGGAGAAGATTAAAGAAATGTGGCAGGGAATCTCATAAAGTCTCCTTAATACTTGACTTCTCAGCTTTTCAGTCCCTATGCCATCTACATTCATAAAGTTATTATTCTAAGGCCATGAAGATAAACAATATATAATTAGCCTATTATTATTTGACTGTTTTGATGAAAACTGTGATTTCAaggaaaaaaggtaaataaaCTCTCAGTGTGACATATATATATTGTAACCACTAAACTCTTGGGGGGCAAGGGAGGGAGtggaatagcaactttatttagaaaaccagcaaagagaggagagggtggaCTTGAGTCCTGAAGAACTGTCTTCTAGCTACTAAATTACTGAAGAaggtttaaaagaaaggaaatattcacAACCTAGTCATCAGGTACTGAACTAAGCAATGTTACATACTTGTAGTAACTGCCTTAGAAAAaccatttactgagtacctaacATGTACCACATACCATGAAAGGTGCTAGAAAgggataaatgaaagaaaaaaaagtctctgcttttcagcagcTCACAATGTAACAAGGGAAACAAACCCAAACACAACCAACTATAATATGAAATGAGAGCCATGACAAAAGTGTCTATatttattccatatatatttattaaatgcctctCATGTGTTAGGCACTGTAGAGGTACTTGGTACACAGTGATTAAAGAAAGTCATGCTCCCTGCTCTCATGGGCTTGCAGTATGGTTGGGAAGACagaagataagtaaataaatgatacGGGGAAGTCTTTCTCATCAAAGTTAAGACCTGAAGAAAGTAGGAGACAGCCACGTGAAGAACATGTAGAAGAGAGCCTGAAGCAAAGAGAACAGTACACGCCATTTAGAAAGAACCTGGTATCTCTGAGAAAGTCAAGGGGGAATGTAGTTAAGAGTATGGGCAATAAAGAAAACGATAAGACCGGAGAGTCGTGCATAGCTCAGATCATCCTGAGTGAACAAACCACTGAAAGATTTTAGGCAGAGAAatggtatttatgtttttttaaagatcactCTAGCAGTTACGTAGAACTGCTGGAACGGCCtggaaaggaagacagagagTGGATGATATGGGGAGACTGTGTTAAGTAAAGTATGAAATGAAGTATGAACACAGTATGAATGAAGTACACACAGAAAGAAGTTATTTTGCATCCAGAGACACTAAACAGCAGGCCTGAGATGAGGGGACCTCCAGGAAAAGAGTAAAAACCACAATCTAGACAAATGAAATGTAAATGTCAAAATGGGCAGATTACGTGTGTCACCAGgcgtagttcagttcagttcagtcgctcagtcgtgtccgactctttgcgaccccatgaatcgcagcacgccaggcctccgtgtccatcaccatctcccggagttcactgagactcacgtccacatagtcagtgatgccatccagccatctcatcctctgtcgtccccttctcctcctgcccccaatccctcccagcatcagagtcttttccaatgtgtcaactcttcacatgaggtggccaaagtactggagtttcagctttagcatcattccttccaaagaaatcccagagctgatctccttcagaatggactggtataTGGCCCAGGGCAGCCAAGCCAAAGGTACATTAAGGACAGAATATAAAACCAAAGAGGCCGGAGTGGTAGGCTGACATCAGATTGTGAAGGGCCTTACATACAATATTAAGTAACTTAGACTTCAATCTGTTTATTCTgaacatctttaaaatttttgagagcCATCTGGTCTTAAGTCATATATTTTGGTCTAGTCCAGGGATCAATAAATGATAGCCTGCAGACCAAATTCAGCCCAggacctgtttttgtaaataaagcttcaCTGGAACACAGCTACACCCATTCACTTAAGTACTATCTATGGCTGCCTTCATTCTAcaatggcagagctgagtagcTGCAATGGACTGAATGACCTGCAAAGCTGAAAATGTTTACtattggccctttacagaaaaaaatcctAAGTTTAGTTGAAAAACTTTGCTTGAAGTTTGGAAGAAAAGAATCTCAGTTTCTTTTGCCCTCTGTGAAGAGTGTATCTACATAAAAGAACTGTAAATCAACCACCACTTCTGGGTCTTTCAAC
The sequence above is a segment of the Bos mutus isolate GX-2022 chromosome 9, NWIPB_WYAK_1.1, whole genome shotgun sequence genome. Coding sequences within it:
- the TMEM30A gene encoding cell cycle control protein 50A isoform X2, which gives rise to MAMNYNAKDEVDGGPPCPPGGTAKTRRPDNTAFKQQRLPAWQPILTAGTVLPTFFIIGLIFIPIGIGIFVTSNNIREIENPSKECEPYRRNEDKPIAPCGAIANSMFNDTLELFQVGNASDLTPIPLKKKGIAWWTDKNVKFRNPPGTDPLEERFKGTTKPVNWVKPVYMLDSDEDNNGFINEDFIVWMRTAALPTFRKLYRLIERKNDLHPTLPAGRYYLNITYNYPVHSFDGRKRMILSTISWMGGKNPFLGIAYITIGSISFLLGVVLLVINHKYRNSSNTADITI
- the TMEM30A gene encoding cell cycle control protein 50A isoform X1 gives rise to the protein MAMNYNAKDEVDGGPPCPPGGTAKTRRPDNTAFKQQRLPAWQPILTAGTVLPTFFIIGLIFIPIGIGIFVTSNNIREIEIDYTGTDPSSPCNKCLSPNVTPCVCTINFTLEQSFEGNVFMYYGLSNFYQNHRRYVKSRDDGQLNGDPSALLNPSKECEPYRRNEDKPIAPCGAIANSMFNDTLELFQVGNASDLTPIPLKKKGIAWWTDKNVKFRNPPGTDPLEERFKGTTKPVNWVKPVYMLDSDEDNNGFINEDFIVWMRTAALPTFRKLYRLIERKNDLHPTLPAGRYYLNITYNYPVHSFDGRKRMILSTISWMGGKNPFLGIAYITIGSISFLLGVVLLVINHKYRNSSNTADITI